The following nucleotide sequence is from Brachyspira suanatina.
TTTTCTATATTATTGCTTGATATTACTTTATTGCTGTTATAGTATATTGATGATACTATACCAATTATAAATATTACTATTACTATTATTATTACTCTTATAATACCTACAAGTAATACATTTTTTCTTTTTACATTGTTTTTATCCATTTTTTTATTTCCTGATTTTTTAATATTAGTGTTTAGTGTTTTATTATTGTTATTATTTAATAATTCTTTTTGTATATTTATTTCTAATAAATTATTATTTTCCTCTTTTTCTTCTTCTTTATCCTCCTCATTATTAGGTGGAGTATCATTACTAGATTCTAAATCTTCCTTATCAAAATGATTAATATCCAATAATTCTTCTTTAGAATATTCTTTCATTTCAGGATAATCATTGTTTTTATTATCGGATATATTATTGTTAATTTTTGATTCTTCTAATTTTTCTGATTCTTCGGATTTATTTTTTATATCTTCTTTTTCATTTAAATTTTTTATCATACTATTTAAATCTATAGAATTATAATTTTTCCATATATTTCCTACAACATTATTATCTATAGATTTATTTTCTTCTTCTTTATTTTCTTCTTCAGAAATTTCAATTATTTCTTCAATTTCTTCTTTTGTATTATAATTTACATTTTTATTTTTTATTTGACTATCTAACTCATATAATATATCTTCTACAACTTCATTATTATTTGATTCTTTTATTTTATTTTTTAGAGTATTATCAGCTTCGAAATTATTTTTTGAAAAAGTACCAAAGTTTTTTATATATACATCTTCTTCTTTTGATATATCTGCTATATTTTTAAATATACTTTTATATATTGATTTTTCCAGAAAAATATTTTTTATATTGTTATTTGTAACATTTAGAGATTCTAAAGATTCATCAAAATTTTCATCATCTTTGTTTAATATAATATTATTATTTTGATCTAAACTTAAGATACCGACTTTATGAATATAGAATCTGTTTTTATCTATAATAGAGGATGTTATTTTTGAGAATAATTTTTGAATAATGTTTTCAGCTTCATCATTTTCTATATTGAATTCATTTGATATATTTTCTAGCAATTTATTATTAGTGTTAAGCATATATTATACCCTGAATTTTTTATAATATAATTGCGAATTATATATCAATTTAGAATAAATAAAAGCCTAATTTTTAATAAAATTAGGCTAAAATAAAATATTTTATTTATAGATATTCTTTCAACCATTCTTTTAATTGAGCTTCATTTTTCATACCTTCAGCTCTTTTAACCATTTCTCCGCCTTTGAATACCATTAGAGTAGGTATAGACTGAACACCGTATTTAGCAGCCACTTCTTCAGCATCATCAACATTAACAGCACCAAAATTCATTTTATCAGAATATTGATCTGCTACTTTATGTAATACAGGAGTTTGCATTTTACAAGGTCCGCACCATTCAGCAAAAAAGTCAACTAATATAGCTTTATCTCCTTTTATAGCTGCTTCAAAATTATCTGTTTTTAATTCTTGTACTGACATATTTGTTTTACCTCGCTTATTTTATAATTTACTTTATGTAACTTAGTATACTCTAACTTTATTAAAAGTCAATAACTTTTTTAATTTTTTTATATATACCCATATATAGTATATATGGTTTGACTTTTTAATTTGTTGGTGTATAATGAGTATTGTTATTATACGTATACTTATTATAAGGATTATCACTATTGGAAAATCTGCATTATTTATTAATGAAAACCAATTCTATATTTGCCCGTAAAATAATGTACGAGGCTAATAAAATAGGACTTACATCAGGACAGCCTAAAGTTTTGTATTTTTTATCTAAATTTAAAGAAGCAGATCAAAAAACTATAGCGAATTATCTTGAAATAGAGCAAACAACTGTTGGAAGTATATTGTTAGGTATGGAAAAAGCAGGTCTTATAGAGAGAAAACAGCATGAAGGAAATAGAAGATCTCTTTATGTTTCTTTGACTAATAAAGGTAAAGAAATTTCAAAGTCTATGCTTGATATTTTTGAAAAAATAGAAAATGAAGCAATAAAAAATATACCAAAAGATAAACAGGAAGAACTTAAAAGTTTATTAGCGGAAATATGTAAATCACTTACAGATAATGGAGTCGAATGATGAAAAAAGAAATTTTCAAAAATCATTTTATTGAGAGATGTATTATATTTTTGATAGGGCTTTATTTGATGTCTTTAGGAATAGCATTTTCAATTAAGGCATCATTAGGGACTTCTCCAATTTCAAGTGTACCATATGTTACAAGTTATATATCAGGACTTTCGGTTGGAGAAACTACAATTATTATCAATATTTTATTTATAATAATGCAAATAGTTATTTTAAGAAAGAATTATGATTTATTTCAGCTTTTTCAGATACCGGCATTAATTTTATTTGGAATGATGATAGATTTTTCACAGTATTTGATAAAAGATATCACATATACAAATTATTTACAGCAATGGATTTTATGTATAATAGGAATATTAATGGTTGGCATAGGGGTAAGTATAGAAGTTATGGCTAAATTAGTTACTACTCCTGGAGAAGGATTAGTATTAGCTATATGTAAAGTCTTTCCTGTAAAATTTGGAAATACTAAAATAGCTTTTGATGTTACGTTAGTGTTAATTTCTCTAACTACTATTCTAATATATTTAGGACATTTAGAAGGGGTTAGGGAAGGTACTATTATAGCAGCAATTTTTGTAGGCTTTATAGCAAAATTAGTAAGCAAGCCTTTGAAAGTTTTGGAAGATAAATATTTAATTGAAAAAAGTGTTTAAATATAAATATTTATCAATTTATTTTTGAAATAAGTATAATATATCTCTATTATGATTTACTATTAAAAAATGTTAAAATAAAAAGCCCTATTTATAATAAATAGGGCTTTTATTTTATTAAAAATATTAATTATATTTTCTTGAATACTATAGAAGCATTATGTCCACCGAAACCGAAAGAATTGCTTATAGCATATTCTATCTTGT
It contains:
- a CDS encoding YczE/YyaS/YitT family protein; the encoded protein is MKKEIFKNHFIERCIIFLIGLYLMSLGIAFSIKASLGTSPISSVPYVTSYISGLSVGETTIIINILFIIMQIVILRKNYDLFQLFQIPALILFGMMIDFSQYLIKDITYTNYLQQWILCIIGILMVGIGVSIEVMAKLVTTPGEGLVLAICKVFPVKFGNTKIAFDVTLVLISLTTILIYLGHLEGVREGTIIAAIFVGFIAKLVSKPLKVLEDKYLIEKSV
- a CDS encoding MarR family winged helix-turn-helix transcriptional regulator, which codes for MKTNSIFARKIMYEANKIGLTSGQPKVLYFLSKFKEADQKTIANYLEIEQTTVGSILLGMEKAGLIERKQHEGNRRSLYVSLTNKGKEISKSMLDIFEKIENEAIKNIPKDKQEELKSLLAEICKSLTDNGVE
- a CDS encoding LysM peptidoglycan-binding domain-containing protein encodes the protein MLNTNNKLLENISNEFNIENDEAENIIQKLFSKITSSIIDKNRFYIHKVGILSLDQNNNIILNKDDENFDESLESLNVTNNNIKNIFLEKSIYKSIFKNIADISKEEDVYIKNFGTFSKNNFEADNTLKNKIKESNNNEVVEDILYELDSQIKNKNVNYNTKEEIEEIIEISEEENKEEENKSIDNNVVGNIWKNYNSIDLNSMIKNLNEKEDIKNKSEESEKLEESKINNNISDNKNNDYPEMKEYSKEELLDINHFDKEDLESSNDTPPNNEEDKEEEKEENNNLLEINIQKELLNNNNNKTLNTNIKKSGNKKMDKNNVKRKNVLLVGIIRVIIIVIVIFIIGIVSSIYYNSNKVISSNNIENRKLYDIVNEYFNQIDSANLSYVTSKDMYYWDIAKTLYGDATYWPLIYAYNNDKFKISNVIRKGSTISYRNIPDFYSVKEIKYLNNTLSKSYIYVYPILTNDNKYNHALWALKLSAYYDLNVFKNNSNIIPQETYMEILNDNNTINTTYNELIKYGQLNENVVLSIFEIIKETLGITK
- the trxA gene encoding thioredoxin — encoded protein: MSVQELKTDNFEAAIKGDKAILVDFFAEWCGPCKMQTPVLHKVADQYSDKMNFGAVNVDDAEEVAAKYGVQSIPTLMVFKGGEMVKRAEGMKNEAQLKEWLKEYL